The following proteins are encoded in a genomic region of Sulfurovum indicum:
- a CDS encoding carbon-nitrogen hydrolase family protein — translation MKKKKTLREKRNPFSIAVIQASPVFMNKDASIEKACTLISDAAKKGASLAVFPEAFIPCYPDWIWHIPPGEITLNQDLYAKLLQQAVIVGSDDTDRLCHAAKKAGIYVVIGINEKNSMASGGSLNNTLLFIDPDGNIFGRHQKLIPTAPERTIWGYGDASTVTVYDCDLCKVGGLICWENYMPLVRYSLYAEGIELYLAPTYDEGETWNASMRHIAKEGRCFVAGCCMVLKKEEVLKKLPQLEPYYTAPGEWINKGNSVITNPDGQTLSGPLNAEEGILIAQIDLHLLDASKWNLDVAGHYARPDAFELTIRKSPAPIIRFK, via the coding sequence ATGAAAAAGAAAAAAACTCTCAGAGAGAAAAGGAACCCCTTCAGTATTGCAGTTATCCAGGCATCTCCAGTATTTATGAATAAGGATGCAAGCATCGAAAAAGCCTGTACCCTGATCAGTGATGCGGCAAAGAAAGGGGCCAGCCTTGCTGTTTTCCCTGAAGCTTTTATACCCTGCTATCCAGACTGGATATGGCATATACCTCCCGGAGAGATCACCCTCAACCAGGACCTCTATGCAAAACTCTTACAACAGGCTGTCATTGTCGGCAGTGATGATACAGACAGGTTGTGCCATGCTGCGAAAAAAGCGGGTATTTATGTTGTCATTGGCATCAATGAAAAGAACAGCATGGCAAGCGGAGGAAGTCTCAACAATACCCTTCTCTTTATTGATCCGGATGGAAATATTTTCGGTCGTCACCAAAAACTTATTCCGACAGCACCTGAACGGACTATTTGGGGTTATGGAGATGCAAGTACAGTAACAGTCTATGATTGTGACCTATGTAAGGTTGGAGGGCTGATCTGCTGGGAGAACTATATGCCACTGGTCCGCTATTCTCTCTATGCTGAAGGAATAGAGTTGTATCTTGCACCAACCTATGATGAGGGAGAAACATGGAATGCTTCCATGAGGCATATTGCAAAAGAGGGACGATGTTTTGTGGCCGGATGCTGCATGGTATTAAAAAAAGAAGAAGTACTCAAAAAACTTCCTCAATTGGAACCATACTATACTGCCCCAGGAGAATGGATCAATAAAGGTAACAGTGTTATAACTAACCCGGATGGACAAACACTCTCCGGTCCGCTGAATGCAGAAGAGGGAATACTCATAGCTCAAATCGATCTTCATTTGCTGGATGCTTCAAAGTGGAACCTGGATGTTGCCGGACACTATGCACGCCCCGATGCATTTGAGTTGACCATAAGGAAAAGTCCTGCTCCCATCATCAGGTTCAAGTAG
- a CDS encoding EF-hand domain-containing protein — MKFTANSITIITLITLSCIEASSEKIDTRLLYKNKCKICHTTRLVTLQGKGNLTGPPADEVMLHVKEKYPEKEEAVKFMVDYIMDPSVTKALCASIDKFGLMPSMKNTITPNEAKAISEMMFDTFPREAFSKMEMQSRRGITFKTIDRNGDGSISPEEFKLFRAKRNNIDPESFRGNLYFQKVDLDHNGKMSKDEFQKMREGRMR; from the coding sequence ATGAAGTTTACTGCAAATTCAATAACAATCATTACCCTGATCACTCTATCATGTATAGAAGCATCCTCAGAGAAGATTGATACCAGGCTGCTCTACAAGAACAAATGTAAAATATGTCATACGACCAGGCTGGTAACACTCCAGGGAAAAGGAAACCTCACAGGTCCTCCTGCTGACGAAGTGATGCTCCATGTCAAAGAAAAATATCCGGAAAAAGAAGAAGCTGTCAAATTTATGGTAGATTATATCATGGACCCCAGTGTAACGAAAGCACTTTGTGCTTCTATCGACAAATTTGGGCTCATGCCTTCCATGAAAAATACAATAACTCCGAATGAGGCTAAAGCCATCTCAGAAATGATGTTCGATACTTTTCCCCGTGAAGCTTTTTCAAAAATGGAGATGCAGAGTCGCAGAGGTATTACCTTTAAGACGATCGACCGTAACGGTGACGGCAGTATATCACCTGAAGAGTTCAAACTTTTCCGTGCGAAGCGCAACAATATAGACCCCGAAAGCTTTCGGGGAAACCTCTATTTTCAAAAAGTGGATCTGGATCATAATGGGAAGATGAGTAAAGACGAGTTTCAAAAGATGCGTGAAGGGAGAATGAGGTAG
- a CDS encoding OsmC family protein — MNVSLEYMGEKKFKANTVKSSYILDCKEITPVEYFATGIIGCTGIDLVVMAEKDGYAVNNYKVSAEIERQMEVPMKFASMHIVYAFDGSFDATKAKRYILASLENYCTTINSVRDSVKISYTIIYNGNKIADREGIASGSGSIEPDDGFGGACCS, encoded by the coding sequence ATGAATGTATCTTTAGAATATATGGGTGAAAAAAAATTTAAAGCAAATACCGTTAAATCTTCTTATATCCTTGACTGTAAAGAGATTACACCGGTAGAGTATTTTGCCACGGGGATTATTGGGTGTACAGGGATCGATCTTGTGGTTATGGCAGAAAAAGACGGATATGCTGTGAATAACTATAAAGTTTCTGCTGAGATTGAGCGTCAAATGGAAGTACCTATGAAATTTGCTTCGATGCATATTGTTTACGCGTTTGACGGTTCTTTTGATGCAACTAAAGCAAAGCGTTACATTCTGGCTTCATTAGAAAATTACTGCACGACTATTAACTCCGTTAGAGACTCTGTAAAGATAAGCTATACAATCATATATAACGGTAATAAAATTGCTGATAGAGAAGGCATTGCTTCTGGTAGCGGCAGTATTGAACCGGATGATGGTTTTGGCGGAGCCTGCTGTTCATAG
- the upp gene encoding uracil phosphoribosyltransferase, which yields MIHELSNPVAKTLLNHLRETGTDALRFRHIVQELTRLLVYEALKSEPLESRQITTWQGEHFFGFIREEDLLFVTILRAGLPMIEALGALFPKASSGFLAMKRDEDTHQSVLYYDRVPSCEGKTVILVDPMVATGGSLCDAISVIKGKAPEKILSLNLIGAPEGLEIVKQKHSDIALYIVQIDEKLTDDKFIFPGLGDAGDRAYNTI from the coding sequence ATGATACATGAGCTCTCCAATCCGGTTGCCAAAACACTGTTGAACCATTTACGTGAGACAGGAACTGATGCATTGCGCTTTAGACATATCGTACAGGAGTTGACGCGTTTATTGGTCTATGAAGCACTCAAATCAGAACCGCTTGAGTCACGTCAGATCACAACATGGCAGGGAGAGCACTTTTTTGGTTTTATCAGGGAGGAGGATCTTCTTTTTGTCACTATTTTACGTGCAGGACTTCCAATGATTGAAGCGCTTGGAGCTCTTTTCCCCAAAGCATCTTCCGGATTTCTGGCGATGAAACGTGATGAAGATACGCATCAGAGCGTACTTTACTATGATCGTGTTCCCTCCTGTGAAGGCAAAACAGTGATCCTTGTTGATCCTATGGTAGCCACAGGCGGTTCTCTCTGTGATGCGATATCTGTCATTAAAGGGAAAGCGCCTGAAAAGATACTTTCACTCAATCTTATAGGTGCACCGGAAGGACTTGAGATTGTAAAGCAGAAGCATTCGGATATTGCACTCTATATTGTACAGATAGATGAAAAGCTTACGGATGACAAGTTTATTTTTCCCGGTCTGGGTGATGCCGGAGATCGTGCATACAATACAATATAA
- a CDS encoding AAA family ATPase has protein sequence MAKNVKNLPKPHRSEISFDDVVGHKHVKERLKTIIKIIKKPELFERFDTSIPKGLLLYGPVSVGKGMLAKAFAHEAKLPYYEISGSRLFDIDYIKEVYEAASKHSPSLVILEDIDIKGLLQGTFTNVSFSDIAKVLESTDGRVFTIATSQTLESVGETLTAPQKLDFLIEVSKLDKDARRFFITKILKKPHDPKIDIERIVRYITGMSAVELERLGRMAVLNTIEQGKKKITEEILIEQINIIKYGHKVDKQMVRDLEKELQMTAYHEAGHAVLSTLLLPHIKIEQVTIAPRSKTLGFVSYNADEPLSNITKQELFYDLCVLLAGRIVKMKKAGSDKMDSGAIDDLSQASFQIYAAITTLGMDNELGLINIETITPVTDTFLKEKIEERFLHWLKTAQRYSKKLVNAHWETIERLAKKLIEKEIVEGDELLKLVGKKKATFKLPKSL, from the coding sequence ATGGCAAAAAATGTAAAGAATCTTCCAAAACCACACCGGTCTGAGATCAGTTTTGACGATGTTGTAGGACACAAACATGTCAAAGAGCGCCTTAAGACGATCATCAAGATCATCAAAAAACCAGAACTGTTTGAACGCTTTGATACATCCATACCCAAAGGCTTGCTTCTTTACGGACCTGTAAGTGTAGGAAAAGGCATGCTGGCAAAAGCATTCGCCCATGAAGCGAAACTTCCCTATTACGAAATATCAGGCTCCAGGCTTTTTGATATTGACTATATTAAAGAAGTATACGAAGCGGCCTCCAAACACAGTCCATCTCTGGTTATCCTTGAGGATATTGATATCAAAGGTCTTCTACAGGGTACATTCACCAACGTCTCCTTCTCTGACATTGCAAAAGTACTCGAAAGTACCGATGGCAGAGTATTCACCATTGCCACTTCCCAAACACTTGAGTCAGTCGGTGAAACACTGACCGCTCCGCAAAAGCTTGATTTTTTGATCGAAGTTTCCAAGCTGGACAAAGATGCAAGAAGGTTTTTCATTACAAAAATCCTGAAAAAACCTCATGACCCCAAAATAGACATTGAACGTATCGTACGTTATATTACAGGAATGAGTGCTGTAGAACTTGAACGTCTGGGACGTATGGCAGTGCTCAATACGATCGAACAGGGAAAGAAGAAAATCACTGAAGAGATTCTTATTGAACAGATCAACATCATTAAATACGGTCACAAGGTCGATAAACAGATGGTCAGAGACCTGGAGAAAGAGTTACAGATGACAGCCTACCATGAGGCAGGACATGCCGTACTCTCTACACTTTTACTTCCTCATATAAAGATCGAACAGGTCACCATTGCACCCCGGAGCAAAACACTCGGTTTTGTCTCCTACAATGCAGATGAACCACTCTCAAACATCACCAAGCAGGAACTCTTCTACGATCTTTGTGTACTGCTTGCAGGACGTATTGTCAAAATGAAAAAAGCTGGCAGTGATAAAATGGACAGTGGTGCCATAGACGATCTTTCCCAGGCTTCCTTCCAGATCTATGCTGCCATTACGACTCTTGGTATGGACAACGAGCTGGGGCTTATCAATATAGAGACAATCACTCCGGTGACTGATACTTTTCTTAAAGAGAAAATAGAAGAGAGATTTCTACATTGGCTTAAAACTGCCCAAAGGTACAGTAAAAAACTTGTCAATGCACACTGGGAGACTATAGAGAGACTGGCAAAGAAACTGATAGAAAAAGAGATTGTGGAAGGAGATGAACTTCTAAAACTGGTTGGAAAGAAAAAAGCGACCTTTAAGCTACCTAAAAGTCTATAA
- a CDS encoding transglycosylase SLT domain-containing protein translates to MIIVLLLTGTTAEASYTKIAKTAGVSHTTMQKIVKKIVKIESTTGSYHAYNRKSGAYGRYQIMPKTARAYAKRLGIPYSKWKLPRNQDRIFQAILKDNIRALKKNGIKISAFTIYGAHQQGAGGFNAIMKNKKLTRQLERNLRNNLPKKLRKTHRSKLTMVWKDYWRKKFS, encoded by the coding sequence TTGATAATAGTCCTGTTACTGACTGGAACCACAGCTGAAGCATCCTATACCAAAATTGCCAAGACAGCAGGGGTAAGTCATACTACCATGCAAAAAATCGTTAAAAAAATCGTAAAGATTGAATCTACAACAGGCAGCTATCATGCATACAACCGTAAAAGCGGTGCCTACGGACGCTATCAGATCATGCCAAAAACAGCCAGAGCCTATGCAAAAAGACTGGGTATTCCCTACAGTAAATGGAAACTTCCACGCAATCAGGACAGAATATTCCAAGCTATACTCAAAGACAATATACGCGCTCTCAAAAAAAACGGTATTAAGATCAGCGCATTTACCATCTACGGTGCACATCAGCAGGGTGCCGGAGGTTTCAATGCTATCATGAAAAATAAAAAGCTGACCAGGCAGTTGGAAAGGAATCTTCGTAACAACCTTCCAAAAAAACTGAGAAAGACACACCGTTCAAAACTTACAATGGTATGGAAAGATTACTGGAGGAAGAAATTTTCCTGA
- the argH gene encoding argininosuccinate lyase, with protein MAKKIASARISAESSQLLQELNNSLPFDKVLYREDIEGSRAHAYMLKEQGIISEEDYEKIEKGLYEILKDIEEGRLSLDGDDEDIHMAIEGELTRRIGDAGKRLHTARSRNDQVALDFRLYVQNNTKAIAELLLENIQTLVKVAEENAETMLPGMTHLQHAQPINFGYHMMAYASMFKRDYERFMGSYERNNYSPIGCAALAGTPHPINRQTTSDKLGFNAPTLNCLDTVSDRDFALEILFNIATMMMHMSRLSEELILWSAAEFRWITLSDRHATGSSIMPQKKNPDIPELLRGKTGRVNGNLVALLTVMKGLPLAYNKDMQEDKEGVFDSVKTALLSLQVLNEMIADMTVNKEAMERACMVGHLSATDLADYLVKEQGLPFRDAYHITGNVVNLAEEKGVDISELSLAELQSVDERIGEGVIALLDIRASMNARQSEGGTATNRTLEQVESLKAWLNSLV; from the coding sequence ATGGCAAAAAAGATCGCTTCAGCGCGAATTTCAGCAGAGAGTTCACAACTGCTTCAGGAGTTGAACAACTCACTTCCGTTCGATAAAGTACTTTACAGAGAAGACATTGAGGGTTCACGTGCACATGCTTATATGCTCAAAGAGCAGGGGATCATCTCTGAAGAGGATTATGAGAAGATAGAAAAGGGATTGTATGAGATACTCAAAGATATTGAAGAGGGCAGGCTGAGCCTTGATGGAGATGATGAAGATATCCATATGGCGATCGAGGGTGAACTGACACGCCGTATCGGTGATGCCGGCAAACGCCTGCATACGGCACGAAGCCGTAATGATCAGGTGGCACTTGATTTCAGACTTTATGTACAGAATAACACCAAGGCCATAGCTGAGCTGCTTTTGGAGAATATTCAGACACTTGTTAAAGTAGCGGAAGAGAATGCCGAGACAATGCTGCCTGGAATGACTCACCTGCAGCACGCACAGCCTATTAACTTCGGTTACCATATGATGGCGTATGCAAGTATGTTCAAACGTGATTATGAGCGTTTTATGGGCTCATATGAGCGTAATAATTATTCACCCATCGGATGTGCAGCATTGGCAGGAACACCACACCCTATTAATAGACAGACGACATCAGACAAACTGGGTTTCAATGCACCGACACTCAACTGTCTGGATACTGTGAGTGACCGTGATTTTGCTCTGGAGATACTCTTTAACATTGCTACGATGATGATGCATATGAGCCGTTTGAGTGAAGAGCTCATTCTTTGGAGTGCTGCTGAATTCAGGTGGATAACACTCTCCGACCGTCATGCAACAGGGAGTTCCATCATGCCGCAGAAGAAGAATCCGGACATCCCTGAACTTCTTCGAGGCAAGACAGGACGAGTGAACGGTAACCTTGTTGCACTTCTAACCGTGATGAAAGGACTGCCGCTTGCATATAACAAAGATATGCAGGAAGACAAAGAGGGTGTATTTGACTCTGTCAAAACAGCACTTCTCAGTTTGCAGGTTCTTAATGAAATGATCGCTGACATGACAGTGAACAAAGAGGCGATGGAGCGTGCTTGCATGGTAGGGCATCTCTCTGCTACCGACCTGGCAGACTACCTTGTTAAAGAACAGGGGTTGCCATTCCGTGATGCCTACCACATTACCGGTAATGTGGTGAACCTTGCAGAAGAGAAAGGTGTGGATATTTCCGAACTTTCTTTGGCGGAATTGCAAAGTGTCGATGAACGCATTGGTGAAGGTGTCATTGCCCTGCTTGATATCCGTGCTTCGATGAATGCGCGTCAATCTGAGGGTGGTACGGCTACAAACAGGACCCTGGAGCAGGTGGAAAGTTTAAAAGCATGGCTAAATTCATTAGTTTAG